The Podospora bellae-mahoneyi strain CBS 112042 chromosome 7, whole genome shotgun sequence genomic sequence TCGTTTCTCTCGCTAGCAGGGATAAAACGCAACTTTTCTCGGATGTATGTTGAGATATCAGAGTCATTGTGCGCCTCGACAACGACTTCTGGGCAGTTGGGAATCCTGATGGCCGGATAATGTCTGCTAAACATTGCTTCATAGTAGAGACTGCCCAAACACTCCTCTGGAAAGGTTGATTAGCGACTCGAAGGATTTCAGAGTATGATTATGGGTTGTCGCTTacttttctcctcctcagatATGTTCCAATTTGACTTGACACTGGCGAGTTTATCCCCCTTTGGATTTCTCCCAGCCCCTTGAGGTAGTTTGGATCATCTCACCCACTGAATTTGGTCATGTTTCGATGGTCTGCATGTATAACTTTTGCATGCTCTCAAGGGTCATCGAGTAACGATGATGTATCCGGCACTATCTGCCAGTCGAGTTAGCCCACATCCATTGCCCTGCGAGGTTCAGCATGAAAATAAGTACCTTTCCATTCAAAAGACTGAGGTTTGCACCCGACAAGGCTTGGCTTTCCTGAAAGGTTTTGACCAGAAACCCATATGTGCGCCATTGTTGGAGAAATGACACCCGGGAGAGTTATAGCTCTGGTGAATCAAGGCCCGGAGCTGGAATAATTGTCTCGTTACTGTCCACTCTCAGGATGGTGCTGGCGACCTTTCTGACCATGTCTCCAAGTCGTGCAAATTCATGACTACCTCTATGCGGTTTGCCTAGGAATATcacagctgctgctgccgacTGGATGATATTCTGAATGTGCGAATCTTCGTCGGCCTGCGATCGTCCCAATATTTCTTTGACAATCAAGCCTCCCAGTGAATGCGCGACGAACACGATCTTTAGTTCTTGAGGTCTTATTCGGTCGAGGGCATAAAGGCGGTTTTTCGCATGTCCAAACAAACTGGACTTGTCGGTTGGTGCATAGCTTTTGCTGGTAACTGTATTGTAACCATGATTTTTGCATTCGGGCAGTCTGGCGGGAGCAAATCCCCTGGCCAATACACACCATCGTCAACAGACGATGATGCGACTGACGGCCCCGCATTGCCAACGGAGGCGGAGCTACCAGATTTCGGACTCATAAGCTCAGCAAGTGCTCCTTTCCAACGTTTCCGCGACGAGCTATCGCGCCGCTGATCTTGGGTCCTCGATGTATATAACCAGGTTTGTTTTGGGTGACCTTGAAGGCCATGAACAAGTATGATGCTGCGATACTCAGTATTCAACATGGGACTAACATCCAGGCCTAGACTTACTCTGCTACAGGGCTGCCGTTACTCGTCTCTCCTTGTGTTTGTCAAGGGCCTTGGTGGATGGGTATCAGCAGCTTCCCGATGATGTTTAATTTTGATTAAAACTCAACCGAGGACGGGAGCTTGAGGTAGGTATGGGTGTAAGTGATTGGTGGGGGGACTCAATCCCCAAAAGCCGAAATGGCAGTTGAGAAGCAACCTGTGTAGGGGCTTGTGCCATGAATGCAATGCAACCTGACGCGTTCGAATGAAATGCGTTCTTTGTGACCAAGGTTACTATGCAGTCTACTCCTCCGAAGGGAACGGTCGACATAAACGCAATTCCGTGGATAAGTACTCCGTAGAAGGTTCATCTTGGCCCCCACTCACCCTCATCTATTTATTTATCTGTGCCAGTCAGTTGCATCTGTACCGGGACTGGACCGGATGCCCCGTCACCAATCACAACACTCATAATCTGTGAGTGAAATAAGATTACCAGCCGATTATACCACATAGAAGTGGCTACAACCACCCATGTGTACTTGGGCCTTATCTATGGACGCTCTATCTCGGCCCCCAATTCATCTTTCTGGACACCCACCACCTGATGTTGTAGTAGAACTTGATAGCTCATGACATTCCTCGAATTGGGGGAAAGAAAAGTGCCTCTGTACTGAAGTTGTGAGGCCGTATCTTGAACCCAAGGTAGGTTCGAGACCTACTGGCGCCAACCTGTGGGGATGCGGGGGATGGTACAGTGGTCACAAAGTAGAAGGCTGGGCAGCCGAGCTTCGTTAGGTTTCCCAAGGCTTGGATGGTCTACTATGTGAACAACACATCATGAAAACTATGGCAGTATCCCAGCTTCCATTGAAAATTACCTACTTAGCAACTCCTTCaactcttcaaccaccaTTTTTGTGGTCATCTCTACTATCAGAAACGTAGCTTGTCTTGGCACTGAGCCAACACGCGCACAGACCACCGTCAAATGACCTCATCGAAGCTATTCCCacccttttttcccctccttcaacacaCTTTGTCAATAAAcagccccctcctcaaccatggcgaccaccccctccaacaaaatGCGCCCAAagccccctctcccacccaacctcccctccctcgtcgCAACCGCCTTCTCCCGCTCCGTCGCCACCAAAACCGTTAACTTCTACCCCACCTCCGTCACCCTTCTAACCATCAACTCCATTCCTGTAtgtttccctctccccttttccGTACCTattccccccctccgccccctcctccctaaCCAACATCTCAGTTCCAACTCCGCTACTCGCCCTCCCTAGcctcaaaacccaaaccccccagcgtcacaacccccaagctcttcttcaaccccttcgCCTCCCCCACGCCAGAAATGCTCATCACCCCTTTCGGAACGAGCCCCCCATCGCACAACCTAGTCCTCAACAAGTTCGCCGTCGTCCCCGAGcacttcatcctctccacctcagcCTTCAAACCCCAAACTCACCTCCTCGAAGCAGACGACTTGGCAGCTGCGTACGCGTGTATTGATGCGTACGCCCGGCACAACAAAGAGTTGTTCGTCTTCTTTAATTCAGGAGACCACAGCGGGGCGAGCCAGCCCCATCGCCATCTGCAATTGCTCCCGGTGGAGAAcatgaaggaggggttggagggggaatgGGATGTTCTTGCTAAGGGATTGACAGACCCAAACACAAGGGAAAAGTTACCGTTTGAGGTTTTTGCTAGGGATATTGAcgggttgggtggtgatggagaggagctgaggagggtgtaTCTGGAGTTGTACAACCAAGCCTGTGAAGCAGTGTTGGGAGTAGCGGAGGATATCAAACACGAGGGCGAAGCGCAGATAAGTTACAACCTCGCCATGACAAACAACAcaatggcggtggtgccgcGGTTgacagagggaggggtggtcaAGGATAAAGACGGGCAAGAGGTGGGAAACCTAGCGCTCAACGGGACTGTCCTCGCGGGGACGGCGCTGGTAAGGTCAGAGATGGAGTGGAATGCCCTGAGAGAGGATCCAGACCAAGTCTACCAAGTGTTGGGGAGGATAGGTGTGCCTAACCGGGCCAAGATGTAAATACCCTATCAACT encodes the following:
- the APA2 gene encoding bifunctional AP-4-A phosphorylase/ADP sulfurylase (EggNog:ENOG503NYMG; COG:F), with product MATTPSNKMRPKPPLPPNLPSLVATAFSRSVATKTVNFYPTSVTLLTINSIPFQLRYSPSLASKPKPPSVTTPKLFFNPFASPTPEMLITPFGTSPPSHNLVLNKFAVVPEHFILSTSAFKPQTHLLEADDLAAAYACIDAYARHNKELFVFFNSGDHSGASQPHRHLQLLPVENMKEGLEGEWDVLAKGLTDPNTREKLPFEVFARDIDGLGGDGEELRRVYLELYNQACEAVLGVAEDIKHEGEAQISYNLAMTNNTMAVVPRLTEGGVVKDKDGQEVGNLALNGTVLAGTALVRSEMEWNALREDPDQVYQVLGRIGVPNRAKM